From Panicum hallii strain FIL2 chromosome 2, PHallii_v3.1, whole genome shotgun sequence, a single genomic window includes:
- the LOC112879603 gene encoding enolase 1, chloroplastic — protein MAHPHLLLPSPKPLLPAAANPSRRAVAVRAALSTASTPAKAAAGAEAVRSIRARQIVDSRGNPTVEVDLVSGDGRLHRSAVPSGASTGIYEALELRDGDKAVYGGKGVLQAVRNINEIIAPKLVGVDVRNQSDVDAIMLDIDGTPNKSKLGANAILGVSLSVCRAGAGAKGVPLYKHVQELAGIKELVMPVPAFNVINGGSHAGNNLAMQEFMLLPVGATSFAEAFRMGSEVYHALKGIIKAKYGQDACNVGDEGGFAPNVQDNREGLVLLMDAIEKAGYTGKIKIGMDVAASEFLTKDGSYDLNFKNQPNDGAHVLSAQRLGELYRDFVKDFPIVSIEDPFDQDDWSSWASLQSSVDIQIVGDDLLVTNPKRIAEAIDRKACNALLLKVNQIGSVTESIQAALDSKAAGWGVMVSHRSGETEDNFIADLAVGLASGQIKTGAPCRSERLAKYNQLLRIEEELGNVRYAGEAFRSP, from the exons ATGGCCCACCCTCACCTCCTCCTCCCGTCCCCCAAGCCCCTCCTCCCAGCCGCCGCCAATccgtcgcgccgcgccgtcgccgtccgcgCGGCGCTCTCCACCGCTTCGACGCCCgccaaggcggcggcgggcgcggaggcggTGCGATCGATCCGCGCGCGGCAGATCGTGGACAGCCGCGGGAACCCCACCGTCGAGGTCGATCTCGTCTCCGGCGACGGCCGCCTCCACCGCTCCGCGGTGCCCAGCGGGGCGTCCACGGGGATCTACGAGGCGCTCGAGCTCCGCGATGGGGACAAGGCCGTGTATGGCGGGAAGGGCGTGCTCCAAGCCGTGCGCAACATCAACGAGATCATCGCGCCCAAGCTCGTCGGCGTTGATGTGAG GAACCAGAGCGATGTTGATGCAATCATGCTAGACATTGATGGAACTCCAAATAAATCAAAGCTGGGTGCCAATGCTATTCTTGGAGTCTCCTTAAGTGTatgcagggcaggcgctggTGCTAAGGGAGTTCCTCTGTATAAACATGTTCAAGAGCTAGCAGGAATTAAGGAGCTTGTAATGCCTGTCCCAGCTTTCAATGTAATAAATGGAGGTAGCCATGCTGGCAACAATCTAGCCATGCAGGAGTTCATGCTTTTACCCGTTGGAGCAACTTCATTTGCTGAGGCTTTTCGGATGGGGAGTGAAG TTTACCATGCCCTGAAGGGCATTATTAAGGCAAAATATGGACAAGATGCATGCAATGTTGGAGATGAAGGTGGCTTTGCTCCTAATGTTCAAGACAACAGAGAGGGCCTTGTCTTGCTTATGGATGCCATTGAGAAGGCAGGCTATACTGGAAAG ATAAAAATTGGAATGGATGTTGCGGCGTCAGAATTTCTTACGAAGGATGGAAGCTATGACCTGAACTTCAAGAATCAGCCTAATGATGGAGCCCATGTTCTTTCAGCCCAGCGTCTGGGTGAGCTGTACAGAGATTTCGTCAAGGACTTCCCTATTGTATCAATTGAGGACCCTTTTGATCAAGATGACTGGAGCTCATGGGCTTCATTGCAGTCCTCAGTTGATATCCAAATTGTTGGTGATGATTTACTTGTCACAAACCCAAAACGTATAGCGGAGGCTATTGACAGGAAGGCTTGCAATGCTCTATTGCTGAAG GTGAACCAGATTGGTTCTGTCACTGAATCAATTCAAGCTGCTCTTGATTCAAAAGCTGCTGGCTGGGGTGTGATGGTCAGCCACAGAAGTGGTGAAACAGAAGATAACTTCATCGCAGACCTGGCTGTTGGCTTAGCTAGTGGGCAG ATTAAAACAGGTGCTCCTTGCCGCAGCGAGAGGCTGGCAAAATACAATCAG CTTCTGCGGATCGAAGAGGAGCTAGGCAACGTGCGCTACGCTGGGGAAGCATTCAGGTCGCCATAA
- the LOC112882167 gene encoding pentatricopeptide repeat-containing protein At1g52640, mitochondrial-like isoform X2 → MQSAAARLLAATSPRSPRTHLLLLGRGLCSASPGQPDPRPGPGPGPGPDPDLQLVGALCRVLSDFRGPRHDLCAALHAFAPRLTPAAAAAVLRRCRNLPVPSLRFFLFAAAVPGFTHLPDSLLVLAGSLAGARLFPLLRSLLSDLPRSALSRDLFPLLFRSYARASLPDDAIRAFSSMEGFGFPPTVADLHSLLFALSHNGLVEHAEAFFRDSASQFGLSAKTYTILISGWAVVTKPENARKLFDEMIERGIEHDVPAYNALIDALCRGGDVALAHEQLKDMQRRHKLVPDAATYGPFLRSACASKDARAALRVLDRMRIHDLTPNVFTYNAVIRLLCDLGEIDEAYNILNEMAACGQMPDIWSYNTLLNAHCKLKETNMDSEPSSQNPADMTAFVQNLLGQMQTRFESMSQNIVSKIDEMGTKIDELEQSINDLKAEMGTEMPAKKPDEAKPADSA, encoded by the exons ATGCAATCTGCTGCCGCCAGGCTGCTCGCCGCGACCTCGCCGCGCAGCCCGCGCACCCACCTCCTCCTGCTCGGGCGCGGCCTCTGCTCCGCGTCGCCAGGACAACCGGATCCGCGCCCCGGCCCTGGGCCCGGCCCTGGCCCCGACCCGGACCTGCAGCTCGTCGGCGCGCTCTGCCGCGTGCTGAGCGACTTCCGCGGCCCGCGGCACGACCTCTGCGCCGCGCTCCACGCCTTCGCGCCCCGCCTCAcccctgcggcggcggcggccgtcctccgccgctgccgcaacCTGCCCGTGCCCTCGCTCCGGTTCTTCCTCTTCGCCGCCGCGGTGCCGGGCTTCACCCACCTCCCGGACTCGCTCCTCGTCCTTGCCGGCTCGCTCGCGGGCGCGCGGCTCTTCCCGCTGCTGCGCTCCCTGCTCTCGGACCTCCCGCGCTCCGCGCTCTCGCGGGACCTGTTCCCGCTGCTGTTCCGCTCGTACGCCCGTGCCAGCCTCCCCGACGACGCCATCCGGGCTTTCTCTTCCATGGAGGGGTTCGGGTTCCCGCCAACAGTTGCCGATCTCCACTCCCTGCTCTTTGCATTGTCGCATAATGGCCTGGTAGAGCATGCCGAGGCCTTCTTTAGGGATTCAGCGTCACAGTTCGGTCTCTCGGCAAAAACCTACACCATCCTCATCTCTGGCTGGGCTGTGGTCACAAAGCCGGAGAATGCCCGGAAGCTGTTTGACGAAATGATTGAGAGAGGCATCGAGCATGATGTGCCCGCATATAACGCGTTAATTGATGCCTTGTGTCGAGGAGGGGATGTTGCGCTTGCACATGAGCAGCTAAAAGACATGCAGCGCCGCCACAAGCTTGTCCCTGATGCTGCCACTTATGGCCCGTTCCTTCGTTCTGCATGCGCGTCAAAGGATGCTCGAGCTGCTCTTCGTGTGCTAGATAGGATGCGTATACACGACCTGACACCAAATGTATTCACGTATAATGCTGTCATCCGGTTACTGTGCGACTTGGGAGAGATTGATGAGGCTTATAATATCCTTAATGAGATGGCAGCCTGTGGGCAAATGCCTGATATTTGGAGCTACAACACTCTGCTTAATGCACATTGTAAGCTGAAAGAG ACTAACATGGATTCAGAGCCGTCATCACAGAACCCAGCAGATATGACTGCATTT GTGCAAAATCTCCTTGGACAAATG CAAACAAGGTTCGAGTCAATGTCGCAGAACATTGTGTCGAAGA TAGATGAAATGGGAACCAAGATCGATGAGCTGGAGCAGAGCATCAATGATCTCAAAGCTGAGATGGGCACGGAGATGCCTGCCAAGAAGCCCGATGAGGCAAAGCCTGCTGACTCTGCATAA
- the LOC112883119 gene encoding uncharacterized protein LOC112883119, with protein sequence MDGMRAAPSDPNLPTFFRWCLGGMAAAFASGSGSGTASARDADAADRVSRLGKEVEVECGDISASQEDLLARAPFLGGGGGGGEEEAEVFSTPPLTQGQQSQQSQQDQGVEEEEDAITMCSLPFTQPSPSSPYIPSSEDKEDQALSVSKPRKPRVCTRKVRGVRIRTPTPSPSPSPDNRGTSTGSIVDPLYRAVLMIPTTPAPPTAAEDLLVLARNCGIF encoded by the coding sequence ATGGATGGCATGAGGGCGGCTCCTTCTGATCCCAATCTCCCGACTTTCTTCCGTTGGTGCCTTGGCGGCATGGCCGCCGCCTTTGCCTCCGGCTCGGGCTCTGGCACCGCCTCCGCTCGGGATGCGGATGCGGCCGATAGGGTATCGCGACTGGGCAAGGAGGTGGAGGTCGAGTGCGGTGACATCTCCGCCTCGCAGGAGGACCTCCTCGCCCGCGCCCCCTtccttggcggcggcggcggcggcggggaggaggaggcagaGGTGTTCAGCACCCCTCCTCTTACACAGGGCCAGCAGAGCCAACAGAGCCAGCAGGATCAAGGGGTAGAAGAGGAGGAAGATGCCATCACCATGTGCTCCCTCCCGTTCACCCAGCCTTCCCCTTCTTCCCCTTACATTCCCTCTTCGGAGGACAAGGAGGACCAGGCGCTGTCCGTCTCCAAGCCCCGGAAGCCTAGGGTTTGCACGAGGAAGGTGAGGGGCGTCAGGATCAGGACTCCAACACCGAGCCCGAGCCCCAGCCCTGACAATCGCGGCACCAGCACCGGTAGCATTGTTGACCCTCTCTACAGGGCCGTGCTTATGATCCCCACGACTCCTGCTCCACCCACCGCCGCCGAGGACCTCCTTGTGCTTGCTCGCAACTGCGGCATCTTCTAA
- the LOC112882167 gene encoding pentatricopeptide repeat-containing protein At1g52640, mitochondrial-like isoform X1 — MQSAAARLLAATSPRSPRTHLLLLGRGLCSASPGQPDPRPGPGPGPGPDPDLQLVGALCRVLSDFRGPRHDLCAALHAFAPRLTPAAAAAVLRRCRNLPVPSLRFFLFAAAVPGFTHLPDSLLVLAGSLAGARLFPLLRSLLSDLPRSALSRDLFPLLFRSYARASLPDDAIRAFSSMEGFGFPPTVADLHSLLFALSHNGLVEHAEAFFRDSASQFGLSAKTYTILISGWAVVTKPENARKLFDEMIERGIEHDVPAYNALIDALCRGGDVALAHEQLKDMQRRHKLVPDAATYGPFLRSACASKDARAALRVLDRMRIHDLTPNVFTYNAVIRLLCDLGEIDEAYNILNEMAACGQMPDIWSYNTLLNAHCKLKEEELIGQLRFGMEWKNVVSILGQQLTLS; from the exons ATGCAATCTGCTGCCGCCAGGCTGCTCGCCGCGACCTCGCCGCGCAGCCCGCGCACCCACCTCCTCCTGCTCGGGCGCGGCCTCTGCTCCGCGTCGCCAGGACAACCGGATCCGCGCCCCGGCCCTGGGCCCGGCCCTGGCCCCGACCCGGACCTGCAGCTCGTCGGCGCGCTCTGCCGCGTGCTGAGCGACTTCCGCGGCCCGCGGCACGACCTCTGCGCCGCGCTCCACGCCTTCGCGCCCCGCCTCAcccctgcggcggcggcggccgtcctccgccgctgccgcaacCTGCCCGTGCCCTCGCTCCGGTTCTTCCTCTTCGCCGCCGCGGTGCCGGGCTTCACCCACCTCCCGGACTCGCTCCTCGTCCTTGCCGGCTCGCTCGCGGGCGCGCGGCTCTTCCCGCTGCTGCGCTCCCTGCTCTCGGACCTCCCGCGCTCCGCGCTCTCGCGGGACCTGTTCCCGCTGCTGTTCCGCTCGTACGCCCGTGCCAGCCTCCCCGACGACGCCATCCGGGCTTTCTCTTCCATGGAGGGGTTCGGGTTCCCGCCAACAGTTGCCGATCTCCACTCCCTGCTCTTTGCATTGTCGCATAATGGCCTGGTAGAGCATGCCGAGGCCTTCTTTAGGGATTCAGCGTCACAGTTCGGTCTCTCGGCAAAAACCTACACCATCCTCATCTCTGGCTGGGCTGTGGTCACAAAGCCGGAGAATGCCCGGAAGCTGTTTGACGAAATGATTGAGAGAGGCATCGAGCATGATGTGCCCGCATATAACGCGTTAATTGATGCCTTGTGTCGAGGAGGGGATGTTGCGCTTGCACATGAGCAGCTAAAAGACATGCAGCGCCGCCACAAGCTTGTCCCTGATGCTGCCACTTATGGCCCGTTCCTTCGTTCTGCATGCGCGTCAAAGGATGCTCGAGCTGCTCTTCGTGTGCTAGATAGGATGCGTATACACGACCTGACACCAAATGTATTCACGTATAATGCTGTCATCCGGTTACTGTGCGACTTGGGAGAGATTGATGAGGCTTATAATATCCTTAATGAGATGGCAGCCTGTGGGCAAATGCCTGATATTTGGAGCTACAACACTCTGCTTAATGCACATTGTAAGCTGAAAGAG GAAGAGTTGATAGGGCAATTGAGGTTTGGGATGGAATGGAAAAACGTGGTTTCCATCCTGGGGCAGCAACTTACGCTGTCATGA
- the LOC112883118 gene encoding protein STRICTOSIDINE SYNTHASE-LIKE 10-like: MEAAKCCPATLLLPLLLLLVHSPATMVTCRAEMESVYVGQRVLPVRLGRPAFGPESLAFDHRGDGPYTGVSNGRVLRWRGPLRGWTEFAHNHKHETVAACAAKKRAVAPESACGRPLGLQFHRASGDLYFADAYLGLMRVGRGGGRAEAVATEAGGAALNFANGVDVDQETGHVYFTDSSATFHRSDYIMIILTGDATGRLLRYDPATGGVAVLATGLAFPNGVALSADGTHLVVAETARCRLLRHWLRGPRAGATEPFADLPGYPDNVRLAAGDGGDDTSAYYWVALNRDKAWMEEGTTPRSVAAVRVRAADGAVDRALRGLGNATVSEVVERPGGALWLGSVDTPYVGLFRTGGGL; encoded by the exons ATGGAGGCCGCCAAGTGTTGCCCCGCCACcttgctgctgccgctgctgctgcttctcgtGCACTCGCCGGCGACGATGGTGACCTGTCGCGCGGAGATGGAGTCCGTGTACGTCGGGCAGCGGGTCCTGCCCGTGCGCCTCGGGCGGCCGGCGTTCGGCCCGGAGAGTCTCGCCTTCGACCACCGCGGCGACGGGCCCTACACCGGCGTCTCCAACGGGCGCGTCCTCCGGTGGCGCGGCCCGCTGCGCGGGTGGACCGAGTTCGCCCACAACCACAAGCACGA gacgGTGGCGGCGTGCGCGGCGAAGAAGAGGGCGGTGGCGCCGGAGAGCGCGTGCGGGCGGCCGCTGGGCCTGCAGTTCCACCGCGCGTCCGGCGACCTCTACTTCGCGGACGCGTACCTGGGGCTGATGCGCgtggggcggggcggcgggcgggcggaggcggtggccacggaggccggcggcgcggcgctcaACTTCGCCAACGGCGTCGACGTCGACCAGGAGACCGGACACGTCTACTTCACGGACAGCAGCGCCACGTTCCACCGGAG CGACTACATCATGATCATCCTGACCGGCGACGCGACGGGGCGGCTGCTGCGGTACGACCCGGCGACGGGCGGCGTCGCCGTGCTGGCGACGGGCCTGGCCTTCCCCAACGGCGTGGCGCTGAGCGCGGACGGCACGCACCTCGTCGTGGCCGAGAccgcgcgctgccgcctgcTCCGCCACTGGCTGCGCGGACCCCGCGCCGGCGCCACCGAGCCCTTCGCCGACCTGCCGGGCTACCCGGACAACGTGCGCCTCGCCGCCGGGGACGGTGGGGACGACACCTCTGCCTACTACTGGGTGGCGCTGAACCGGGACAAGGCGTGGATGGAGGAGGGCACGACGCCGCGCTCCGTGGCCGCCGTCAGGGTCCGCGCGGCGGACGGCGCCGTGGACCGGGCGCTGCGCGGGCTCGGCAACGCCACCGTCAGCGAGGTCGTCGAGCGGCCCGGCGGCGCGCTCTGGCTCGGGTCCGTCGACACACCCTACGTCGGCCTCTTCAGGACCGGCGGCGGCCTCTAG